The Candidatus Binatia bacterium DNA window CGAAGAGTTCATCGCCGCGTTGAATGCCCATGGCGTCCGGTATCTCGTCGTGGGAGCCCACGCGGTCGCGTTCCACGCTCGCCCTCGCGCCACCAAGGATCTGGACATTCTGATTGACCCGACGCCGACGAACGCGCGCAGAGCCCTGGCTGCGTTGCGAGATTTCTTTGGAGGTGCCGAGTTGGGGTATTCGGTGGAGGACGTGACTGATCCGCGGTGGATCATTCAGCTTGGGGTGGCGCCGGTCCGGGTCGATCTGATCTCGGAGATCCCCGGTTTGGCGAGCTTCGAAGCGGCGTGGAGGAACCGTGTGTCGGCACGATTCGGCACAGTGCCCGCGCACTACATCGGCCTCGAC harbors:
- a CDS encoding nucleotidyltransferase, with protein sequence MASRDYEEFIAALNAHGVRYLVVGAHAVAFHARPRATKDLDILIDPTPTNARRALAALRDFFGGAELGYSVEDVTDPRWIIQLGVAPVRVDLISEIPGLASFEAAWRNRVSARFGTVPAHYIGLDELIRAKEAARRPQDRADLRILQRAKGGLQLTSSRRRGKTRRG